A genome region from Methylohalobius crimeensis 10Ki includes the following:
- a CDS encoding RipA family octameric membrane protein, protein MSVHQHHLDKVDIDVLLEFYRQACINARAYIELRYKRFAIFVAINAVIGAATFAITELHPYHAYVSVFGILMTLLFWILDRRTQAFYELKCRRILACEKLLGGADYFVPYTEETPPGIPVRLLMNLIFAVILLGWLTIEALFVLQP, encoded by the coding sequence ATGAGTGTTCATCAGCATCATTTGGACAAAGTCGACATCGACGTTTTATTGGAGTTCTACCGCCAGGCGTGCATCAACGCCCGCGCCTACATCGAACTCCGCTACAAACGCTTCGCCATCTTCGTCGCCATCAACGCGGTGATCGGCGCGGCCACCTTCGCCATCACCGAGCTCCATCCCTACCACGCTTATGTGTCGGTGTTCGGGATTTTGATGACCCTGCTCTTCTGGATATTGGACCGGCGCACCCAAGCCTTCTACGAACTCAAATGCCGGCGCATCCTGGCCTGCGAGAAATTATTGGGCGGCGCCGATTACTTCGTCCCCTACACCGAGGAAACGCCGCCGGGCATTCCGGTACGGCTGTTGATGAATCTCATCTTCGCCGTCATTCTGCTGGGCTGGCTGACGATCGAGGCGCTTTTCGTCCTGCAGCCCTGA